One candidate division KSB1 bacterium genomic region harbors:
- the aroE gene encoding shikimate dehydrogenase, producing MNKAGWKFCVIGDPISHSLSPLMHRCFLDKFGIDGSYEAQRISAEELREALRRLVDSGIQGINVTTPHKHAIVPYMDQLTPEAQAIGSVNTVKVASERLIGHNTDAIGFEDSLRLRGYSVAGKRVVLFGTGGAARAVMIALIRGQCREIAVFGRNRDKAALLVQEFLPRAGNTTLIALDLSDQRALKQAISVSQLVVNATTVGMGSSQDQSILPDTVELHADLFVYDLIYRPYRTRLIQQAERYGLSWMNGLEMLILQGIASLRFWTNLPWVMDESSFGEVKNLLRREICQE from the coding sequence TTGAATAAAGCTGGATGGAAATTTTGTGTCATCGGCGATCCCATCAGTCATTCACTCTCCCCGCTCATGCATCGCTGCTTTCTGGACAAATTCGGGATCGATGGCAGCTATGAGGCACAACGAATCTCGGCCGAAGAGCTTCGGGAAGCGCTACGACGTTTGGTAGATAGCGGCATTCAAGGGATCAATGTCACCACACCGCATAAACATGCAATTGTGCCCTACATGGATCAGCTTACGCCTGAGGCTCAGGCCATTGGCAGTGTGAACACGGTGAAAGTCGCGTCCGAAAGATTGATCGGCCATAATACCGATGCAATTGGTTTTGAGGACAGTTTGCGCTTGCGCGGCTATTCTGTGGCAGGGAAACGGGTTGTCCTATTCGGTACTGGGGGGGCAGCGCGAGCTGTAATGATCGCTCTGATCCGGGGCCAGTGTCGTGAAATTGCTGTGTTCGGCCGCAACCGAGACAAAGCAGCGCTTCTGGTGCAGGAATTTTTACCTCGAGCTGGGAACACAACACTGATTGCGTTGGACTTATCGGACCAACGAGCTTTGAAGCAAGCAATATCCGTTTCCCAATTGGTGGTGAATGCTACGACTGTGGGGATGGGAAGCTCCCAAGATCAATCGATTTTGCCTGACACTGTTGAGCTTCATGCAGATTTATTCGTTTACGATTTGATTTATCGGCCTTATCGGACGCGATTGATCCAGCAAGCTGAACGGTATGGCCTTTCCTGGATGAATGGTCTTGAAATGCTCATTTTACAGGGGATCGCATCATTGCGTTTCTGGACCAATCTCCCGTGGGTGATGGATGAAAGCAGCTTTGGCGAGGTCAAAAATTTGTTGAGGAGGGAAATATGTCAGGAATAA
- the aroA gene encoding 3-phosphoshikimate 1-carboxyvinyltransferase, whose product MHMDKIIRPITAIRGQMTVPGDKSISHRSLLLGAIAQGKTTIQNLSSAADVNSTRTCLEQLGVSIAATDHGLEIIGHGLYGLKASRQPLDCGNSGTTMRLLSGILAAQPFVSQLDGDESLRRRPMKRIIEPLSLMGASIESQPGGLAPLTISGNRLKAITYRSPIASAQVKSCILLAGLYAEGTTTVIEPQLSRDHTERMLTDFGVSLEKNGLAVSISGQQMLRACDITVPGDFSSAAFFIAAALLIPGSQLLIKNVCLNPTRIGLLEVLNEMGAAIQVEQHYQRSTEPVGDVAINAAQLYGTTIGPERIPSLIDEVPILAVIATQAHGITNLTGASELRVKESDRLQAVVNNLRAMGAEVAELPDGFTIIGPQELRGAQLDSFNDHRIAMAFSIAGLIAAGETQIMNSECVQISMPNFFETLQEIAVE is encoded by the coding sequence ATGCACATGGACAAAATAATTCGACCAATTACGGCGATCAGAGGCCAAATGACCGTTCCCGGGGACAAATCGATTTCTCATCGAAGTCTACTACTGGGTGCAATTGCCCAGGGAAAAACGACGATCCAGAATCTCTCCAGTGCTGCGGATGTGAATAGCACCCGAACTTGTCTTGAGCAGTTGGGCGTTTCGATCGCTGCGACCGATCACGGGCTTGAGATCATTGGCCATGGGCTTTACGGGCTCAAGGCATCGAGGCAACCATTGGATTGTGGCAACTCCGGGACGACAATGAGGCTTCTTTCGGGTATTTTGGCAGCTCAGCCCTTCGTATCGCAACTGGATGGGGATGAATCGCTGCGCCGTCGTCCCATGAAGCGCATCATCGAGCCGCTCAGCCTGATGGGCGCGAGCATCGAAAGCCAGCCAGGCGGACTAGCCCCATTGACCATCTCGGGTAATCGCTTGAAAGCCATTACGTATCGCAGCCCTATTGCCAGCGCTCAGGTCAAATCTTGCATTCTATTAGCAGGGCTTTACGCCGAAGGGACCACCACAGTGATCGAACCCCAATTATCCCGCGATCATACCGAGCGGATGTTGACGGATTTTGGTGTTTCTCTCGAAAAAAATGGACTGGCAGTATCGATTTCGGGGCAACAAATGCTGCGCGCGTGCGATATCACCGTACCTGGCGATTTCTCGTCAGCGGCTTTTTTTATTGCTGCTGCCTTACTTATTCCCGGTAGCCAATTGCTTATCAAGAATGTGTGCTTAAATCCCACCCGGATCGGGTTGCTTGAGGTTCTCAATGAAATGGGTGCTGCCATCCAGGTCGAGCAGCACTATCAGCGATCCACTGAACCAGTCGGCGATGTAGCGATTAACGCGGCGCAGCTTTATGGCACCACCATCGGTCCTGAGCGCATTCCAAGCCTGATCGATGAAGTGCCCATCCTGGCGGTCATTGCTACCCAAGCGCATGGAATCACCAATTTGACTGGCGCCAGCGAGCTGCGCGTGAAAGAATCGGATCGACTTCAGGCAGTGGTGAACAATTTGCGAGCCATGGGGGCAGAAGTCGCTGAACTACCCGATGGGTTTACAATTATTGGCCCCCAAGAATTGCGCGGTGCCCAGCTCGATAGCTTTAATGATCATCGCATTGCCATGGCATTTAGCATTGCTGGCCTGATTGCTGCTGGGGAAACCCAAATAATGAATAGCGAGTGTGTGCAAATTTCCATGCCAAATTTTTTCGAGACATTGCAGGAGATCGCAGTTGAATAA
- the aroC gene encoding chorismate synthase produces MSWRTAGESHGRGLIGIIEGIPAGLSISEQAIQYELQRRQKGYGRGLRAKQIEKDHAEFVSGIRFGQTIGSPIAIFIENKDWVNWTEEMAMFGTPPPDLETVTVPRPGHADLAGSLKFHHRDIRNVIERASARETAMRVALGAVAKQLLAYFHIRIFSEVFQTGKVILPRPIHKHYRELSDKDLEKYLQQIEYSSVHCGDEKVAQQMMEAIDTARERGDTLGGRLAVVALQVPAGLGNYAQWNLRLDGLLAQAVMSIPGIKTVEIGDGQELADKYGSAVHDEIYWDQKMTKYVRTTNHAGGIEGGVSNGEAIIVTATMKPIPTLMKPLQSVDITQKTPNRRYKKRSDICSLPSAAVIAEAMVALVLADQLCQKFGGDSIGEMKDNMENVLYERQLDILQTFSLGDWRLGLTD; encoded by the coding sequence ATAAGTTGGCGGACTGCCGGCGAATCCCATGGCAGGGGACTGATCGGCATCATTGAGGGAATTCCAGCAGGCTTGTCCATTTCAGAGCAGGCTATCCAATATGAACTTCAGCGCCGACAGAAGGGGTATGGTCGTGGATTGCGGGCTAAGCAGATTGAAAAGGATCATGCCGAGTTTGTGTCGGGCATCCGCTTCGGGCAGACCATTGGAAGTCCAATCGCCATATTTATTGAGAATAAAGATTGGGTGAATTGGACCGAGGAAATGGCGATGTTTGGGACGCCGCCGCCAGATTTAGAGACCGTCACCGTTCCTCGACCGGGTCATGCCGACCTAGCTGGCAGTTTGAAGTTTCATCATCGGGATATCCGCAACGTGATCGAACGCGCCAGTGCGCGGGAAACGGCCATGCGCGTGGCGCTCGGCGCTGTAGCAAAACAATTGCTGGCGTATTTTCATATCCGCATTTTCAGCGAAGTATTTCAAACCGGTAAGGTCATTTTACCTCGACCGATACACAAACATTATCGCGAGCTCTCTGATAAAGATTTGGAAAAATATCTTCAGCAAATCGAATATTCTTCTGTTCATTGTGGGGACGAAAAAGTGGCCCAACAAATGATGGAAGCCATCGATACTGCCAGAGAACGAGGAGATACTTTGGGGGGACGATTGGCGGTTGTAGCGCTTCAGGTCCCTGCTGGATTGGGAAATTACGCCCAGTGGAATTTGCGGCTGGATGGCCTGCTAGCCCAAGCGGTTATGAGCATCCCAGGTATTAAAACTGTGGAAATCGGCGATGGTCAAGAATTGGCGGATAAATATGGTTCTGCTGTGCATGATGAAATTTACTGGGACCAAAAAATGACCAAATATGTCAGAACGACCAACCATGCTGGGGGCATTGAAGGTGGGGTTTCAAACGGGGAGGCCATCATCGTTACCGCAACCATGAAACCTATCCCAACGCTGATGAAACCATTGCAATCGGTCGACATCACCCAGAAAACACCAAATCGTCGCTACAAAAAGCGGAGCGATATTTGCTCCCTCCCCTCTGCCGCTGTGATCGCTGAGGCGATGGTCGCCCTGGTACTGGCCGATCAATTATGCCAGAAATTCGGCGGCGACTCTATTGGAGAGATGAAGGATAATATGGAAAACGTACTTTATGAACGACAACTCGATATCCTGCAAACCTTTAGTCTGGGCGATTGGAGATTGGGGCTGACAGATTAA
- a CDS encoding NUDIX hydrolase has protein sequence MKKVERILDDFFKVDRAILQFEKFDGSMSQEIVRLNFDRGDSVGAVIYHETNRSLIFVRQFRYPIFTKDPDNAWSLEIVAGVIDPHDSPDEAMMREIKEEIGYRVHLLKPLFSFYATPGGSNEKVFLYFATVTDQDRLDAGGGVIEEGENLQILEIPVKTTFEMLNNGEFYDAKTIIALQWLKNRQRLLR, from the coding sequence GTGAAAAAGGTCGAACGAATCCTTGATGATTTTTTTAAGGTTGATCGCGCCATTTTGCAGTTCGAAAAGTTCGATGGATCAATGAGTCAGGAAATCGTTCGATTAAATTTTGATCGGGGGGATTCAGTTGGTGCTGTGATCTATCACGAGACCAATCGGAGCCTAATTTTCGTCCGACAATTTCGCTATCCGATCTTCACTAAAGACCCAGACAACGCCTGGTCACTGGAAATCGTCGCTGGTGTGATCGATCCCCATGATTCGCCCGATGAAGCCATGATGAGGGAGATAAAGGAGGAAATCGGTTATCGGGTACATCTTTTGAAGCCGCTGTTCAGTTTTTATGCTACGCCCGGCGGGAGCAACGAAAAGGTATTTCTGTATTTTGCTACCGTGACCGATCAGGATCGGCTCGATGCTGGAGGAGGCGTGATCGAAGAGGGTGAAAATCTTCAGATCCTTGAAATTCCAGTGAAAACCACCTTTGAAATGCTCAACAATGGAGAGTTTTACGACGCGAAAACCATCATCGCCTTACAGTGGCTTAAGAATCGGCAACGATTGCTCAGATAA